A stretch of Planctomycetia bacterium DNA encodes these proteins:
- a CDS encoding PPC domain-containing protein yields MWSTQDSGAASPSLGSITPYGAQRGTEVDLSFNGGRLADAEEILFYDAGFEVKSLAAADGTVTAKVAIAPDCRLGAHAMRVRTTTGISELRTFYVGALAVVNEAEPNNDFAAPQKIELDQTVAGVTENEDVDYYLVEAKKGERVTAEIEGIRLGYAFYDPYVAILDLKRFELSRNDDDALVWQDSVASMIAPEDGQYIIQVRETAYGGNSSCVYRLHVGRFPRPHATVPAGGKPGETLTVRWLGDLLGEKTEQVTLPMEMPARFGLFAKDELGIAPSANVFRLGDLANTLEAEPNNDGASATSFAAPMALGGVISEPGDIDCFKFAGKQGQVLEIRGLARGIRSPLDPVMNVYRIGGAGVAGNDDSGGPDAYLRVTLPEDDEYVVAVNDHLGKGGPSYAYRIELAPVKPRLVMGLPERSQFVDVTIDIPQGNRTAALVSASRADFGGELAIDVQDLPPGVTIETENMPANQTIVPVLFTAAADAPMAGRLADIVGKTTDPAFVLEGHLEQTTSMVRGQNNIQVWTHIEQRAATAVTAAAPYSIEVIEPKVPLVRDGSMELKIRATRQEGYTAPITVYMLYNPPGVGSPSSVAIPEGATEINLPLTANGGAEVRKWKIAVMGSAPVGNGSVLVSSQLATLDVAEPYVGFTYESAAVEKGKETELFIKVAKNKEFTGKATVELLGLPNEVTTTPNEITPESTEAVFKLTTTANSPVGKHVTLLCRVILTQDGEPITHMIGTGELRIDEPLPPKADAPAEAPAVAAAPAPDAPPEKRLTRLEQLRADRQKAKAAKQQPAPTPEAGS; encoded by the coding sequence GTGTGGTCAACGCAGGATTCGGGCGCTGCGAGTCCGAGTCTTGGATCCATTACGCCCTATGGCGCGCAACGTGGGACCGAGGTCGATCTCAGCTTTAACGGCGGGCGATTGGCGGACGCCGAAGAGATTCTGTTCTACGACGCCGGGTTCGAGGTGAAGAGCCTGGCCGCGGCGGATGGAACCGTGACCGCGAAAGTGGCGATCGCGCCGGATTGCCGGCTCGGGGCTCATGCGATGCGCGTGCGCACGACGACCGGCATCAGCGAATTGCGGACGTTCTACGTCGGCGCGCTGGCGGTGGTGAACGAGGCGGAACCGAACAACGACTTCGCCGCGCCGCAAAAAATCGAGTTAGATCAGACGGTCGCGGGCGTGACCGAGAACGAGGACGTCGACTACTACCTTGTCGAAGCGAAGAAGGGGGAACGCGTCACCGCCGAGATTGAAGGCATCCGCCTGGGCTATGCGTTCTACGATCCGTATGTGGCGATCCTGGATTTGAAGCGCTTCGAGCTGTCGCGCAATGACGACGACGCGCTTGTGTGGCAGGATTCGGTTGCTTCGATGATCGCCCCGGAAGATGGACAATATATCATTCAGGTGCGCGAGACGGCTTACGGCGGCAATAGCTCGTGCGTTTATCGCTTGCACGTGGGGCGCTTTCCGCGACCGCATGCCACGGTGCCGGCAGGCGGCAAGCCGGGCGAAACGCTGACGGTGCGTTGGCTCGGCGACTTGTTGGGTGAGAAAACCGAGCAAGTGACGCTGCCGATGGAGATGCCGGCGCGGTTCGGCTTGTTCGCCAAGGACGAGTTGGGCATCGCCCCTTCGGCGAATGTGTTTCGCCTAGGCGATTTAGCGAACACCTTGGAAGCGGAGCCGAACAACGATGGCGCATCGGCGACATCCTTCGCAGCGCCGATGGCGCTCGGTGGCGTGATCTCCGAGCCGGGCGATATCGATTGCTTCAAGTTCGCCGGCAAGCAGGGGCAGGTGCTGGAAATTCGCGGGCTCGCTCGCGGCATTCGCTCGCCACTCGATCCCGTGATGAACGTCTATCGCATCGGCGGCGCCGGCGTGGCCGGCAACGACGACAGTGGCGGGCCTGACGCGTACTTGCGAGTGACGTTGCCGGAGGATGACGAGTATGTCGTCGCGGTGAATGATCACCTCGGCAAGGGTGGCCCGTCGTATGCGTATCGGATTGAGCTCGCGCCGGTCAAACCGCGATTGGTGATGGGCTTGCCGGAGCGTTCGCAGTTTGTCGACGTGACCATCGACATTCCGCAAGGAAATCGAACGGCCGCGCTAGTGAGCGCGTCGCGCGCGGACTTTGGCGGCGAGTTGGCGATCGACGTCCAGGATTTGCCGCCGGGCGTGACCATCGAAACTGAAAACATGCCGGCGAACCAGACCATCGTGCCGGTGCTGTTCACAGCCGCGGCCGATGCGCCGATGGCCGGACGATTGGCGGATATCGTCGGCAAGACGACCGATCCGGCCTTCGTCCTCGAAGGACATCTGGAACAAACCACGTCAATGGTCCGTGGGCAGAACAACATTCAAGTCTGGACGCACATTGAGCAACGCGCTGCTACGGCCGTGACCGCCGCGGCGCCGTACAGCATCGAAGTCATCGAACCAAAAGTGCCGTTGGTGCGCGACGGCTCGATGGAGTTAAAGATCCGCGCCACGCGACAGGAAGGTTACACGGCGCCGATCACCGTCTATATGCTCTACAACCCGCCGGGCGTCGGCTCGCCAAGTAGCGTGGCCATTCCGGAGGGGGCGACGGAGATCAATCTGCCGCTGACGGCCAACGGCGGCGCGGAAGTGCGGAAGTGGAAGATCGCCGTGATGGGTTCCGCGCCGGTCGGCAATGGCAGCGTGCTGGTGTCGTCGCAACTGGCGACGCTTGACGTGGCGGAGCCGTATGTGGGATTCACCTACGAGTCGGCGGCGGTCGAAAAGGGCAAGGAGACGGAGCTCTTCATCAAGGTGGCGAAGAACAAAGAGTTTACCGGCAAGGCCACCGTGGAGTTGCTTGGTTTGCCGAACGAAGTCACCACGACGCCGAATGAGATCACGCCGGAGTCGACCGAAGCGGTGTTTAAGTTGACGACGACGGCGAACTCACCGGTCGGCAAACATGTGACGCTGCTGTGCCGCGTAATTCTCACGCAAGACGGCGAGCCGATCACGCACATGATCGGTACAGGCGAATTGCGCATCGATGAACCACTGCCGCCGAAGGCCGACGCTCCGGCGGAAGCGCCTGCCGTGGCCGCCGCGCCGGCGCCGGACGCGCCACCAGAGAAACGCTTAACTCGCCTGGAACAACTGCGGGCCGATCGCCAGAAGGCGAAGGCCGCCAAACAACAACCCGCGCCGACCCCCGAGGCTGGCTCCTGA
- a CDS encoding DUF1549 domain-containing protein has product MARTFVFLSAWMSLIVAAQGEATITKIDVFPPAVELSTSRDRQPLVVMATRSDGVTLDVTAQATLTPTNAAIVRFEGPMIYPVADGEAAIQVDYAGHTAEIPLVVKQAAVDRPVSFKLDVMPIFMRTGCNTGSCHGAARGKDGFRLSLFGYDPDGDHFRITHELSCRRINLALPAESLLMEKTVGAVPHSGGKRFAPESEYYQTMLRWLDAGAPNDPSAVPEVLSVELYPRQFVLEGEGATQQMIARAKYADGTDRDVTNLAVFLTNNDNSAAISPDGMVTAANRGEAFVMARFATHTVGSQALVLPKDLQYTPPTETPVNYVDELVNAKLQKLRLEPSELCSDDVFLRRVTIDITGVLPSEQEFQEFTADADPAKRAKLVDRLLERKEFSEIWAMKWAELLMVKSNNDVSYKSMFLYSNWLTERISSNMPLNLMVQELLGANGGTFTNPPTNYYQIERDTLKTAENVAQVFMGMRTQCAQCHNHPFDRWTMDDYYSFAAFFSQIGRKGGEDYRETIVFNSSSGEVGHPVGGRAMPPKFLGGDTPDVTGKDRRVVLAEWLASPKNPFFATSVANRVWEHFFGVGIVEPIDDIRVSNPASNPELFQALGDRFTQYNYDFKQLVRDICNSNAYQRSSRRNESNASDELNFAHARIRRIKAENLLDSISEVTETKDKFQGLPIGARAVQIADGGVSTYFLTTFGRATRTTCAVSEVKTDPTLSQSLHLLNGDTVETKVRDGGVVKRLVDAGKSPTEVIELIYVRAFCRKPTAEEGEKLLQIVAAAEDPQRGIEDVFWAVLNSREFLFNH; this is encoded by the coding sequence ATGGCACGTACATTCGTTTTTCTATCCGCGTGGATGTCATTGATCGTCGCCGCGCAGGGCGAAGCGACGATCACCAAGATCGACGTCTTTCCGCCTGCCGTGGAATTGAGCACGTCGCGCGATCGCCAGCCGCTCGTCGTGATGGCCACGCGCAGTGACGGCGTGACGCTCGATGTCACCGCGCAAGCGACATTGACGCCCACGAATGCGGCGATTGTGCGGTTCGAGGGGCCGATGATTTATCCGGTCGCCGACGGCGAGGCGGCGATTCAAGTCGACTATGCCGGGCATACGGCGGAGATTCCGCTGGTCGTCAAGCAAGCCGCGGTGGATCGCCCGGTCAGTTTCAAGCTGGACGTGATGCCGATTTTCATGCGGACCGGTTGCAACACCGGCAGTTGCCACGGCGCGGCGCGCGGGAAAGACGGTTTCCGTTTGTCGTTGTTCGGCTACGATCCGGACGGCGATCATTTTCGCATCACGCACGAACTGAGTTGCCGGCGGATCAACCTTGCATTGCCGGCGGAAAGTTTGTTGATGGAGAAAACGGTCGGCGCGGTACCGCATTCTGGCGGGAAGCGGTTCGCGCCGGAGTCCGAGTATTACCAAACGATGTTGCGCTGGCTCGATGCCGGCGCGCCGAATGATCCGAGCGCGGTCCCGGAAGTGTTGAGCGTGGAGCTTTATCCGCGGCAGTTCGTGTTGGAAGGAGAGGGCGCGACGCAGCAGATGATCGCCCGAGCGAAGTACGCCGACGGGACGGATCGCGACGTGACGAATCTGGCCGTGTTTCTCACCAACAACGACAACTCGGCCGCAATCAGCCCGGACGGCATGGTCACGGCGGCCAATCGTGGCGAGGCCTTCGTGATGGCCCGCTTCGCCACGCACACCGTGGGAAGCCAGGCTCTGGTGTTGCCGAAGGACCTGCAATACACGCCGCCGACGGAAACGCCGGTCAATTACGTTGATGAGTTGGTGAATGCCAAATTGCAGAAACTACGCCTCGAGCCCAGCGAGTTGTGCAGCGACGACGTGTTCCTGCGGCGCGTGACGATCGACATCACCGGCGTGCTGCCGAGCGAACAGGAGTTTCAGGAATTCACCGCCGACGCCGATCCGGCGAAGCGGGCGAAACTTGTCGATCGCTTGCTGGAGCGCAAGGAGTTCTCCGAAATCTGGGCCATGAAGTGGGCCGAGTTGTTGATGGTGAAGAGCAACAACGACGTCAGCTACAAGTCGATGTTTCTCTACTCCAACTGGCTGACCGAACGCATTTCGTCGAACATGCCGCTCAACCTGATGGTGCAGGAACTGCTCGGCGCGAACGGCGGTACGTTCACCAACCCGCCGACAAATTACTATCAGATCGAACGCGATACGCTCAAGACGGCGGAAAACGTCGCGCAGGTGTTCATGGGCATGCGCACGCAATGCGCCCAATGCCACAACCACCCGTTCGATCGCTGGACGATGGACGACTACTACAGCTTCGCCGCCTTCTTCTCGCAAATTGGCCGTAAGGGAGGCGAGGACTATCGCGAAACGATCGTCTTCAATTCGAGTAGCGGCGAGGTCGGTCACCCGGTCGGCGGACGCGCAATGCCCCCGAAGTTTCTGGGGGGCGATACTCCGGACGTGACGGGGAAGGATCGGCGCGTGGTGTTGGCCGAATGGCTCGCCTCGCCGAAGAATCCTTTTTTCGCGACGAGCGTGGCGAACCGCGTCTGGGAGCATTTCTTTGGCGTCGGGATTGTCGAACCGATCGACGATATCCGCGTCAGCAATCCGGCGAGCAACCCGGAGTTGTTCCAGGCGTTGGGGGATCGCTTCACGCAATACAACTACGATTTCAAGCAGTTGGTGCGCGACATTTGCAACTCGAACGCCTATCAACGTTCCAGCCGACGTAACGAGAGCAACGCGAGCGATGAATTGAACTTCGCCCATGCTCGCATTCGCCGCATCAAGGCGGAGAATTTGCTCGACTCGATCAGCGAAGTGACGGAAACCAAGGATAAGTTCCAAGGCCTGCCGATCGGCGCACGGGCCGTGCAGATCGCCGACGGCGGCGTGTCAACGTATTTCCTGACGACATTCGGACGCGCGACGCGGACGACGTGCGCGGTATCGGAGGTGAAGACCGATCCGACCTTGTCGCAGTCATTGCATTTGCTGAATGGCGACACCGTGGAAACCAAGGTCCGTGATGGCGGCGTTGTGAAACGCTTGGTGGACGCCGGCAAGTCGCCGACGGAGGTGATCGAATTGATTTACGTTCGCGCGTTCTGCCGGAAGCCGACCGCGGAAGAAGGGGAGAAGTTGTTGCAGATTGTCGCCGCGGCGGAAGATCCACAACGGGGAATCGAAGACGTCTTCTGGGCAGTGCTGAATTCGCGGGAGTTTTTGTTTAACCACTAA